Genomic DNA from Rhodoferax mekongensis:
GAATGAAGTGGACTTGAGTGATGAATTGCGCGCCCGCATTGCCCAGCACACCGAACGGCTGGCGCATTACCGCGCCATCGAAGCCCGGGACTTTGCCCGAAAAGAGGCCATGCCACGCGCCAAGCGGCTGCAGCATCTGATCCTGAAGAAAGGCATCATGTTTGAAGAAGGCAGCATTGCCTGGGCGCAGGAGGCGTTGGCGGTGCTGCAAGAGGATTAAACAGCCGCCTTTGCGTAACGCTGCCGGTAAGAAGGTCTTCAACCGCTCCACTGGCGCAGAATCACGGGCATGCTTATCGTTTTCAGTGGCCTGCCGGGGACCGGTAAAACTACCATTTCCCAACTATTAGCGCGAAGGTGCAGCGCTACCTATTTGCGCATGGACTCGATCGAGCAGGCGATGAAATCTTCGATGGCGGAGCACGGGGAGGTGGGCATCGGGGGCTATCTCGTGGCCTACCAAATTGCCAAGGCCAATCTCATGCTGGGGTCTACCGTGGTGGTGGACGCCGTGAACCCTGTGCAAGTGGTGCGCCAAACCTGGCGTGCGGTGGCAGAGGGCGCAGGTTCCCGCATTACCGAGGTGGAGGTGGTGTGCTCGGACCCGCGTGAACACCGCAGGCGCGTGGAGTCGCGTGTGGCGGATATTCCGGGGCACAGTCTGCCAACCTGGAGTGCTGTTCAACAGCTCGCCTTTGAGCCATGGTCCGGTGAGCGGCTCGTGATTGATTCCGCAATCTGGAGCGCGGCGGACGCAGCGGCGAAGGTTTTCGAAGCGTTGGGGAATCAGTCGATTTCAGCAGCGAAAAGAGCTGCTAGCGCTTATAAATAAAGCGCAAGCAGCTCCTGAATTGATAGCGATTGCCGGGGCTTAACTACGCAGCCAGCTTGGCAATGCCATTGGCCGCTTCGGCCAATGCTTCCGCCTTCTTTGCGTCGCCCATGGCCACACCTTCAGCGCGCACAAAGCGTACATCGGTGATGCCCAAAAAGCCGAACACGGTTTGCAGGTAGCTCTCTTGGTGTTCAGCAGCACGGCCCCAGTCGTTGGTGGAGTAGACGCCGCCGCGGGTGGAGGCCACGATCACGGTTTTGCCACCGGCCAGACCTTGGGGGCCGGTTTCGGTGTACTTGAAGGTGCGGCCGACTTGGGCGATGCGGTCCACCCAGGCCTTGAGCTGGCTGGGGATGCTGAAGTTGTACAGCGGGGCACCCACCACGATCACATCGGCGGCCAGGAACTGGGTCACCAGCGCCTCAGAGATGACGTTTTCACGCTTCTGCACATCCGATAGTTCGGCACCAGCGGGAGCGCGGAAGCTAAGGGAGTCGGCAGACAGGTGGCTGGGCGTGTCCACGGCCAGGTCCAGGTATTCCACGGTGGTGCCGGGGTGTTTGCTGACCCACTGGGTCACGGTGTCTTTGGTCAGTTGGCGGGAGACAGAGTTAGCGCTCAGGATGCTGGAGTCGATGTGCAAGAGTTTCATGACAGGTCCTTTGATGGGGTTGGTTCGATGGAACTAGTGTCATTGAAAGCTTAATGTTTGATAAGTCAGCATATTTGCGTTAGATTGTCCTGAAAATGGGACGATAAAGGGCGCAAATGCAAGATACCAATGACATGCTGTACTTTGCCGAGGTGGTGGAGCGGGGCGGCTTTGCCGCTGCCGGGCGGCATTTGGGCATTCCCAAATCCAAGCTCTCGCGCCGCGTGGCCGAGCTGGAAACTCGGCTGGGTGTGCGCCTGCTGCAGCGCACCACGCGCAAGCTTTCAGTCACCGAGGTGGGCGAGGTGTATTTGCGCCACTGCATTGCCATGCGCGATGCAGCCGAGGCGGCCGCCGAGGCAGTGGAGCAGGTGCAGACCGAGCCACGCGGCACGATTCGGATTGCCTGCCCGGTGACGCTGGCCCAAAGCACGGTGGGGCCCATCATGGCGCTGTTTTTGGCGCGCCACCCGCTGGTGAAGGTGGACATGCGGATCAGCAACCGCGTGGTGGACTTGGTGGAAGAGGGTGTGGATGTAGCGCTGCGTGTGCGTCCCTCGCTGGACGACAGCGGCAGCCTGGTGGTGAAGAAGTTGGGCGAGTCCAACACGGTGCTGGTGGCCAGCCCGCTGCAGTTGGCGCGGCAGGGGCAGCCTGTTTCGATTGATGACCTGGCGCGCATGGACACGATTTCCATGTCCGCGGTAGA
This window encodes:
- a CDS encoding FMN-dependent NADH-azoreductase, with translation MKLLHIDSSILSANSVSRQLTKDTVTQWVSKHPGTTVEYLDLAVDTPSHLSADSLSFRAPAGAELSDVQKRENVISEALVTQFLAADVIVVGAPLYNFSIPSQLKAWVDRIAQVGRTFKYTETGPQGLAGGKTVIVASTRGGVYSTNDWGRAAEHQESYLQTVFGFLGITDVRFVRAEGVAMGDAKKAEALAEAANGIAKLAA
- a CDS encoding LysR family transcriptional regulator, which translates into the protein MQDTNDMLYFAEVVERGGFAAAGRHLGIPKSKLSRRVAELETRLGVRLLQRTTRKLSVTEVGEVYLRHCIAMRDAAEAAAEAVEQVQTEPRGTIRIACPVTLAQSTVGPIMALFLARHPLVKVDMRISNRVVDLVEEGVDVALRVRPSLDDSGSLVVKKLGESNTVLVASPLQLARQGQPVSIDDLARMDTISMSAVDGRASLVLQGRAGATHTLVHQPRYVADDLLTLKFAALQGTGMCFLPDYMCQREIEQGRLVHVLPGWAPPRGIFHAVYPSRRGMVPAVRRFLDFLGEHTSNEGMPVLPEGCPSIG
- a CDS encoding AAA family ATPase, with the protein product MLIVFSGLPGTGKTTISQLLARRCSATYLRMDSIEQAMKSSMAEHGEVGIGGYLVAYQIAKANLMLGSTVVVDAVNPVQVVRQTWRAVAEGAGSRITEVEVVCSDPREHRRRVESRVADIPGHSLPTWSAVQQLAFEPWSGERLVIDSAIWSAADAAAKVFEALGNQSISAAKRAASAYK